CCGCCTCCTCGGACATCAGGAAATTCACCGCGCCGGCCACTTCTTCCGGGGTGCCCATGCGCGCGGCCGGCACCATCTTGAGGATCTCCTCCACCGGTACCTGCTCGTCGAGGATCTCGGTGTCGATCAGCCCCGGTGCCACGCAGTTGACCGTGATCTTGCGCTTGCCCAGCTCGATGGCCAGGGCCTTGGCGGCGCCGATCACGCCGGCCTTGGAGGCGCTGTAGTTGACCTGGCCGCGGTTGCCGATCAGCCCGGACACCGAGGTGATGCAGACGATGCGCCCGGCCTGGCGGCGGCGGATCATCGGCATGGTCAGCGGGTGCAGCACGTTGTAGAAGCCGTCCAGGTTGGTGCGCAGCACCTGATCCCAGTCGTCGTCGGTCAGCGCCGGGAAGGCGCCGTCGCGGGTCAGCCCGGCGTTGCACACCACGCCATAGTAGGCGCCGTGCTGCTCGACATCGGCCTCCAGCGCTGCGCGGCAGGCGGCGCGGTCGGAGACGTCGAACTGCAGGATGCGCGCCTGCCGGCCCAGCTCGGCGATCTGTGCCTGCACGGCCTCGGCCTCGTCGCGGCGCGAGCGGCAGTGC
This DNA window, taken from Pseudomonas alcaligenes, encodes the following:
- the fabG gene encoding 3-oxoacyl-ACP reductase FabG encodes the protein MTETILVTGSSRGIGRAIALRLARSGYDIVLHCRSRRDEAEAVQAQIAELGRQARILQFDVSDRAACRAALEADVEQHGAYYGVVCNAGLTRDGAFPALTDDDWDQVLRTNLDGFYNVLHPLTMPMIRRRQAGRIVCITSVSGLIGNRGQVNYSASKAGVIGAAKALAIELGKRKITVNCVAPGLIDTEILDEQVPVEEILKMVPAARMGTPEEVAGAVNFLMSEEAAYITRQVLAVNGGLC